From the genome of Scytonema hofmannii PCC 7110, one region includes:
- a CDS encoding response regulator, with the protein MKILLVEDNEHSALFLSKALLSYHYQTETVKDGQTALELIRAFNYDLILLDVMLPGLDGISLCSQLRQEGFQLPIMMITAKDSTSDRVRGLEAGADEYVVKPCELSELIARVRALLRRGREILPIVFAWENLQLDVNTKEVSYEKKRLHLTPKEYGLLELFLRNPGKIFSRNELLNRLWSSSESPGEEAVTTQIKGLRQKLKAAGMTADLIETVYGLGYRLREKNGGVEEQGSKEENSSTLSPISPSSSSTVEVEVLAVVAKAWEDFRESFLRERFGLFELALNNLSTETPDIHLLKQAQAEAHRLAGSLGSYGLPLGSKVAGEIEFLLQTLITWKENAALLLNRLEKLTTDLKKTLQEQPCDEEDKNSYLAKKVFATQKKSAIAKQQKSQLKTPIISNHLSSKKSQEVRIEALASGLEKQKELQVNLAERLELFEKVLSHLSIGVLDSQLLQQAQAEAHHLASSFGNYGLPTGSKVAREAEFLLQTLTNWRQHTALLLNRFEKLTIWLKETLQQQPYIPVSPVIRQLPSTRLLIVDYDTVLTERIKQEAVTNGLQVEVAANLTLAKSIVASRPPNVVLLDINLGNSYENGLNFLAQLTEAKPELPVIVFTTSNQLHYRVEVARLGAYTFLQKNTPVDEVLSKITEVVNQSSVNKAKVMIVDDDPLILHRIKTLLLPWELQVTTLQCPQQFWQILEATTPDLLILDIEMPYFNGIELCQAVRNDSRWSWLPILFLSVHSDEKILHQVYAVGADSYVKKPIVEHELITHIFNRLERNT; encoded by the coding sequence ATGAAGATTCTCTTGGTAGAAGATAATGAACACAGTGCTTTATTCTTATCAAAAGCACTCTTAAGCTATCACTACCAAACCGAGACAGTAAAAGACGGTCAAACAGCGCTGGAGTTGATAAGAGCGTTTAACTACGACCTAATTTTACTGGATGTGATGCTTCCTGGGTTAGACGGAATCAGCCTTTGCAGCCAACTTCGCCAAGAAGGCTTTCAACTGCCTATTATGATGATAACCGCCAAAGACAGCACAAGCGATCGCGTCAGAGGATTAGAAGCAGGCGCAGATGAATATGTTGTCAAACCCTGCGAATTATCAGAATTAATTGCCCGAGTCCGAGCGTTACTGCGGCGGGGAAGAGAAATCTTACCGATAGTGTTCGCTTGGGAAAATTTACAGTTAGATGTGAATACTAAAGAAGTGTCTTATGAAAAAAAGCGCTTGCACCTCACACCTAAAGAATACGGTTTATTAGAGCTTTTTTTACGCAATCCGGGCAAAATCTTCAGTCGAAATGAATTACTCAATCGTCTTTGGTCATCCTCAGAGTCTCCTGGAGAGGAGGCTGTCACAACTCAAATTAAGGGTTTGCGACAAAAACTAAAAGCAGCAGGAATGACTGCAGATTTGATTGAAACAGTTTATGGATTAGGGTATCGGTTAAGGGAAAAAAATGGGGGGGTAGAGGAGCAGGGGAGCAAGGAAGAAAATTCTTCTACCTTGTCGCCTATATCTCCCTCATCTTCCTCTACCGTTGAAGTAGAAGTCTTGGCTGTAGTAGCAAAGGCTTGGGAAGATTTTAGAGAAAGTTTTCTCAGAGAACGGTTTGGGTTATTTGAATTGGCATTAAACAATTTATCAACTGAAACTCCAGACATTCACTTGCTTAAACAAGCACAAGCAGAAGCTCATCGTTTGGCTGGCTCCTTGGGAAGTTACGGTTTGCCATTGGGTTCAAAAGTGGCTGGAGAAATCGAATTTCTGTTGCAAACCTTAATAACTTGGAAGGAAAATGCAGCCTTACTATTGAATAGATTGGAAAAATTAACAACGGACTTAAAAAAAACATTACAAGAGCAACCGTGTGATGAAGAAGATAAGAATAGTTATCTCGCAAAAAAAGTTTTTGCGACTCAGAAAAAATCTGCGATCGCCAAACAACAAAAAAGTCAACTCAAGACTCCAATAATATCAAACCATTTATCCTCAAAAAAAAGTCAAGAAGTTAGAATAGAAGCCTTAGCTAGCGGATTGGAGAAACAAAAAGAGTTACAAGTCAATTTGGCAGAACGATTGGAATTGTTTGAGAAAGTCCTCAGTCATTTATCTATTGGAGTACTAGATAGTCAATTACTTCAACAAGCACAAGCAGAAGCTCATCATCTCGCAAGCTCTTTTGGCAACTATGGTTTGCCAACAGGTTCCAAAGTTGCTCGAGAAGCTGAATTTTTATTACAAACTTTGACAAATTGGAGACAACATACAGCTTTATTACTAAATAGATTTGAAAAATTAACAATATGGCTAAAAGAGACCTTACAGCAGCAGCCATATATACCTGTAAGTCCTGTTATTCGTCAATTACCATCAACAAGATTACTCATTGTTGACTATGATACCGTGCTCACCGAACGCATTAAACAAGAGGCAGTTACTAATGGTTTGCAGGTGGAGGTGGCAGCAAATCTCACCTTGGCAAAAAGTATAGTTGCTTCACGCCCTCCTAATGTTGTTCTGCTAGATATTAATCTCGGTAATAGTTATGAAAATGGCTTAAACTTTTTAGCTCAACTTACGGAAGCAAAACCTGAACTTCCCGTTATAGTTTTTACCACATCTAATCAACTGCACTATCGAGTAGAAGTTGCACGATTGGGAGCATATACTTTTTTACAAAAAAATACACCTGTCGATGAAGTGCTTTCCAAAATCACAGAAGTTGTTAATCAATCTTCTGTGAACAAAGCAAAAGTCATGATTGTAGATGATGATCCCCTAATACTCCATCGTATCAAAACATTGCTACTACCTTGGGAACTTCAAGTCACTACCCTGCAATGCCCTCAACAATTTTGGCAAATATTAGAAGCGACAACTCCCGATCTGCTGATTTTAGATATTGAAATGCCGTACTTTAACGGTATTGAACTATGTCAGGCAGTACGTAACGACAGCCGTTGGAGTTGGTTGCCCATCTTATTTCTTTCCGTGCATTCCGATGAAAAAATTTTGCATCAAGTTTATGCAGTAGGAGCAGACTCTTATGTAAAGAAACCAATTGTAGAACATGAATTAATTACTCATATTTTTAATCGTTTGGAACGAAACACATGA
- a CDS encoding YdcF family protein — protein MPSYQTRKYWLALVLLGIASATLLVFVTTAFSIYFYGNPNNVVKADAAIVLGAAVWGEQPSPVFRERISHAINLYKRGTVRTIIFTGGVGAEKAVAEAIVGKRYAMERGVKEADILIETESHTTHQNLKNAQEVAAKKKLRKFLIVSDPLHLKRAVLMAQDMGIDAYPSPTPTTRYRSFKSQFEFLMRETYFYFVYLVLKF, from the coding sequence ATGCCCAGTTATCAGACGAGAAAATACTGGTTAGCCTTGGTGTTGCTTGGCATTGCATCTGCAACTTTACTTGTGTTTGTAACAACAGCATTTAGTATTTACTTTTACGGCAATCCCAACAATGTTGTCAAGGCTGATGCAGCGATAGTCCTGGGAGCAGCCGTTTGGGGAGAACAACCATCTCCAGTGTTTCGCGAAAGAATCAGTCATGCCATCAATCTTTATAAAAGAGGAACAGTTCGTACCATAATTTTTACTGGCGGTGTTGGTGCGGAAAAAGCAGTAGCCGAAGCGATCGTTGGCAAACGCTATGCTATGGAAAGGGGAGTTAAAGAAGCCGACATTCTGATTGAGACTGAATCTCACACAACTCACCAAAACTTAAAAAATGCCCAAGAAGTCGCTGCTAAGAAGAAATTGAGAAAATTTCTGATTGTCAGTGACCCCTTGCATCTCAAACGAGCAGTGTTAATGGCGCAAGACATGGGAATAGACGCGTATCCATCCCCCACACCCACTACCCGCTATCGCAGTTTCAAAAGCCAATTTGAGTTTTTGATGAGAGAAACTTACTTTTACTTTGTGTACCTTGTGTTAAAATTTTGA
- a CDS encoding DUF1838 domain-containing protein, whose product MVAEIKEFDAQHWVKTRSSLNPSESTFLAWKGNIYAFIPGEKKKLLFKIMGMSVSRCIPTEEGIWDFTSRELTYYLNPETDEILHKWDNPWTNETVSVMHVANNPVQGHFKGKFSAPVEGDSTTFVFDIFPVYPNPLGGDPKFAAYSPYTTYQAAELFKLTVPTADLLNPEVVSVTELRLSWDRIGQWLPWMKMGASPGHLIYSAYGSKVDGFRGLPQLLQNEIDERLPLYRDAPKAFMEGDDMTSWLYFQKHFDAYLAGERFPLPVTSRLG is encoded by the coding sequence ATGGTTGCTGAAATCAAAGAATTTGATGCCCAGCACTGGGTAAAAACTCGTTCCTCTCTGAATCCCAGCGAATCTACCTTTCTTGCTTGGAAGGGGAACATTTACGCTTTTATCCCAGGAGAGAAGAAAAAACTTTTATTTAAAATAATGGGCATGAGTGTCAGTAGGTGTATACCCACAGAAGAAGGTATCTGGGATTTTACCTCTCGCGAATTGACTTATTACCTTAACCCCGAAACAGATGAAATTTTGCACAAATGGGATAATCCTTGGACGAACGAAACTGTTTCGGTAATGCACGTTGCAAATAATCCAGTACAAGGTCATTTCAAAGGAAAGTTTTCCGCACCCGTAGAGGGAGATAGTACAACTTTTGTGTTTGATATCTTTCCTGTCTACCCCAATCCACTCGGAGGAGATCCTAAGTTTGCAGCCTATAGCCCCTATACGACTTATCAAGCTGCAGAGTTGTTTAAATTAACAGTGCCAACTGCAGATCTATTAAACCCCGAAGTTGTCTCTGTCACTGAACTGAGGCTGAGTTGGGATAGGATCGGCCAGTGGCTTCCTTGGATGAAAATGGGTGCTAGCCCCGGTCATCTTATTTATAGTGCTTATGGCAGCAAAGTTGATGGCTTTAGAGGATTGCCACAATTGCTTCAAAATGAGATTGATGAACGCCTTCCTTTGTATAGGGATGCGCCCAAAGCTTTTATGGAGGGGGACGATATGACTTCCTGGCTTTACTTTCAAAAGCACTTTGATGCTTACCTGGCTGGAGAAAGGTTTCCGTTGCCAGTGACCAGTAGGTTGGGTTGA
- a CDS encoding acyltransferase family protein, whose amino-acid sequence MRLTSLDVFRGITIAGMILVNMASLAEPNVYAPLLHAPWHGCTPTDLVFPFFLFIVGVAMAFSLSKYTEKNKPDASVYWRILRRTAILFALGLLLNGFWNKGLWTFDLSTIRIMGVLQRISLSYLLASLAVLNLPRKGQWILAGVLLLGYWLTMMYVPVPGYGAGVLTRFGNFGAYVDRLIIPAAHLYKGDGFNNLGDPEGLFSTIPAVVSVLIGYFTGQWIRNKKYTHSETSMDLVLFGLSCLVIGGIWDLAFPMNKKLWTSSYVIFTSGWALLLLAACYELIEVRRIRRWSKPFEVMGLNAIAIFVASILLIKILVRTKIGSGEKALSTYEWIYQNLFASWTGTVNGSLLFAIVTVLLWLAVAYGMYRQRWFVKV is encoded by the coding sequence ATGCGTCTGACTTCTCTTGATGTTTTTCGGGGCATCACTATCGCTGGTATGATTCTTGTCAACATGGCGAGTCTTGCCGAACCTAATGTTTACGCACCATTACTCCATGCACCATGGCATGGTTGTACTCCAACTGATTTGGTTTTTCCTTTCTTTTTGTTTATTGTCGGTGTGGCAATGGCTTTTTCATTGTCAAAATACACCGAGAAAAATAAACCAGATGCATCTGTTTACTGGCGTATTCTACGTCGTACTGCTATTCTATTTGCTTTGGGATTGCTACTTAACGGCTTTTGGAATAAAGGGCTTTGGACATTTGATTTAAGTACCATCCGTATCATGGGAGTGCTGCAACGTATCAGTTTGTCGTACCTACTTGCTTCGCTTGCAGTTCTCAATTTACCTCGTAAGGGACAGTGGATACTAGCAGGAGTTTTACTCCTTGGCTACTGGTTAACAATGATGTACGTACCAGTTCCCGGTTATGGTGCTGGAGTGCTGACACGATTCGGGAATTTCGGTGCTTACGTAGATCGTTTGATTATTCCCGCAGCACATTTATATAAGGGAGATGGGTTTAATAACTTGGGAGATCCAGAAGGGCTTTTCAGCACGATACCCGCCGTTGTGAGTGTTCTTATCGGTTACTTTACCGGACAGTGGATACGGAATAAAAAATACACTCATTCTGAAACCAGTATGGATTTAGTTTTGTTTGGACTAAGTTGCCTAGTTATAGGTGGAATCTGGGATTTAGCATTTCCTATGAATAAAAAGCTGTGGACTAGTTCCTATGTAATTTTTACAAGTGGTTGGGCATTATTATTACTTGCAGCTTGTTACGAATTGATTGAAGTGCGACGGATACGGCGTTGGAGTAAACCTTTTGAAGTGATGGGATTAAATGCCATAGCAATCTTTGTGGCTTCAATATTGTTAATTAAAATCTTAGTAAGAACCAAAATTGGTTCTGGAGAGAAGGCGCTAAGCACTTACGAGTGGATTTATCAAAATCTTTTTGCCTCCTGGACAGGTACAGTCAACGGTTCTTTATTGTTCGCCATTGTCACTGTTCTGCTATGGTTGGCAGTTGCTTACGGAATGTATCGACAACGCTGGTTTGTTAAGGTTTAG
- a CDS encoding peroxiredoxin codes for MSIKVGDTAPDFTLPSQNGTPISLKDFRGKRFVILYFYPKDDTPGCTAESCAFRDQYEVFQNAGAEVIGVSGDSPESHQKFATKYQLPFTLLSDKGDQIRKSYGATAAFGLFPGRVTYVIDKEGIVQYVFDSMFNFKGHVEEALKILQKIGV; via the coding sequence ATGTCAATTAAAGTAGGCGACACTGCCCCCGACTTTACGTTACCTTCTCAAAATGGTACGCCCATCAGCCTTAAAGATTTTCGTGGCAAAAGATTTGTCATCTTGTATTTTTATCCTAAAGATGACACACCAGGATGTACAGCCGAATCCTGTGCTTTCCGCGACCAGTATGAAGTTTTTCAAAATGCTGGTGCAGAGGTTATTGGGGTGAGTGGTGACTCACCCGAATCGCATCAAAAATTTGCCACAAAATATCAGCTACCCTTTACCCTCTTAAGCGATAAAGGAGACCAAATCCGTAAGTCTTACGGTGCAACCGCAGCTTTTGGTTTGTTTCCAGGTCGCGTGACTTATGTCATTGACAAAGAAGGGATAGTACAATATGTTTTCGACTCCATGTTTAATTTCAAAGGACATGTCGAAGAAGCACTAAAAATACTGCAAAAGATTGGGGTTTAG
- the hpf gene encoding ribosome hibernation-promoting factor, HPF/YfiA family yields MKLVIHGKNIEITEAIRDYVHQKIEKAVNHFQNITNEVDVHLSVARNPRISPKQSAEVTIYANGNVIRAEENSENLYASIDLVADKIARQLRKYKERRHEQKTHAQTTIDGVVQETVVKDLIGDRTPELPEEVVRCKYFSMPPMTVAEALDQLQSVGHDFYMFRNADTGEINVVYERNHGGYGVIQPRNNNGHTHNGHTNGKNGKTAHVAVPEKYYQK; encoded by the coding sequence ATGAAGCTTGTCATCCACGGCAAAAATATTGAAATTACCGAAGCGATTAGGGATTACGTGCATCAAAAAATTGAAAAGGCGGTAAATCATTTTCAAAACATCACAAACGAAGTGGATGTGCATTTAAGCGTGGCTCGCAACCCCAGAATTAGTCCAAAGCAGTCGGCTGAAGTTACCATTTACGCAAATGGCAATGTCATCCGTGCAGAGGAAAACAGCGAGAACTTATACGCTAGCATAGATTTAGTAGCTGATAAAATAGCTCGTCAACTGCGTAAATATAAAGAACGGCGTCACGAACAGAAAACTCATGCTCAAACGACTATTGATGGAGTTGTTCAAGAAACTGTTGTAAAAGATTTAATAGGCGATCGCACTCCCGAACTACCAGAAGAAGTAGTGCGATGCAAATATTTTTCTATGCCCCCAATGACTGTTGCAGAAGCTTTAGATCAACTGCAATCAGTCGGTCACGATTTTTATATGTTCCGTAATGCAGACACTGGAGAAATAAACGTTGTTTACGAACGCAATCATGGTGGATACGGTGTGATCCAACCACGCAATAATAACGGTCACACTCATAACGGTCACACAAACGGCAAGAACGGCAAAACAGCCCACGTTGCCGTTCCTGAGAAATATTATCAGAAATAG
- the lipB gene encoding lipoyl(octanoyl) transferase LipB, translated as MCYVETLRLQRQLQMERINDVRLDDVLILLEHPPVYTLGQGANPEFLKFDPSKSQYEIHRVERGGEVTYHCPGQLVGYPILNLHYYCKDLHWYLRQLEEVLILTLKSYGLAGERNPGFTGVWLEGRKVAAIGIKVSRWITMHGFSLNVCPDLRGFQHIVPCGIVDKPVGSLAQWLPSITCSEVRSQVAKNFADVFNVDMINVESL; from the coding sequence ATGTGTTACGTAGAAACACTGAGATTGCAGCGTCAACTTCAAATGGAACGCATTAACGACGTTCGTCTAGATGACGTGCTGATATTGCTAGAACACCCACCAGTCTATACTTTAGGACAAGGAGCGAACCCAGAATTTCTCAAGTTTGACCCAAGCAAAAGCCAGTATGAAATCCATCGGGTTGAAAGAGGTGGTGAAGTGACTTATCACTGTCCCGGACAACTGGTTGGGTATCCAATTTTAAATTTGCATTATTATTGTAAAGACCTCCACTGGTACCTGCGGCAACTAGAAGAAGTGCTAATACTCACATTAAAATCCTACGGGTTAGCAGGGGAACGCAATCCTGGATTCACAGGAGTGTGGCTCGAAGGACGTAAAGTCGCAGCGATTGGCATTAAAGTCAGCCGTTGGATTACTATGCACGGTTTCTCATTAAATGTTTGTCCCGATTTAAGAGGATTTCAACATATTGTCCCCTGTGGCATTGTTGATAAACCTGTGGGTAGTTTAGCCCAATGGCTTCCCAGTATAACTTGTTCTGAGGTACGCTCTCAAGTGGCAAAGAATTTCGCAGATGTCTTTAATGTTGATATGATAAATGTGGAATCGCTATGA
- a CDS encoding MATE family efflux transporter, translating to MSYIILKSRVIAEIKECLILAVPLAGAQLSQGATTFVDTVMMGILGSQIIAAGALGASIFHILMYMGSGIVSSVSPLAAEAYGAGRVEQVSRVVRQGLLLSLILAVPTTLIIWHGGTLLRLFGQEPKTVALAEEYLRAIAWGYLPGLGFAVLKSFVSALSKPRPVIAIVIGGTLLNIVGNYILMFGKYGFPALGLAGIGYASAFSFWAMFAALAIYILNHPQLRIYVAFSALHQFERKVFWELMQVGVPIGVLAGVEGGFFTCVTFLMGQLGTVTLAAHQIAFQTAILTFMIPVGLSIATTVRVGQLVGQENPKGARLAGFVGIGMAAVFMAAMGILFWAFPERIVSLYIDTTDPKNVAVVSLAKQLLGVAAMFQIADGIQVAAAGALRGLKDTRIPLLIGALAYWGIGLTCGYTLGLLLGLGGVGLWWGFVMGDPERWKLSEFLVLLSPFLAPDGYASSIALQACCYYICTGNPNTSRTHG from the coding sequence ATGAGTTACATAATATTAAAATCCAGGGTCATCGCTGAAATTAAAGAGTGTCTAATTCTAGCAGTTCCTTTAGCTGGAGCACAGCTATCTCAAGGAGCGACAACGTTTGTCGATACAGTCATGATGGGCATTTTGGGAAGCCAAATCATTGCAGCCGGAGCATTAGGAGCGTCTATATTTCACATACTTATGTATATGGGTTCTGGAATCGTTTCCTCCGTGAGTCCGCTAGCTGCTGAAGCCTATGGAGCCGGACGAGTCGAGCAAGTGAGTCGGGTGGTACGACAAGGTTTGTTGTTATCACTCATCTTGGCAGTTCCGACAACATTAATTATATGGCATGGTGGAACACTACTGCGCTTGTTCGGGCAAGAACCGAAAACTGTGGCATTAGCAGAAGAGTATTTGAGGGCGATCGCATGGGGCTATCTACCAGGGTTGGGGTTTGCCGTTCTGAAAAGTTTTGTCTCAGCCTTATCAAAACCCCGTCCCGTGATTGCGATCGTCATAGGTGGTACGTTGCTCAACATTGTAGGTAACTATATTTTAATGTTCGGTAAATATGGCTTTCCTGCATTAGGTTTAGCGGGAATTGGTTATGCAAGCGCTTTCTCCTTTTGGGCAATGTTTGCTGCTTTGGCAATTTACATCCTCAACCACCCTCAACTGCGAATCTACGTTGCATTTTCTGCATTGCATCAATTTGAACGTAAAGTCTTTTGGGAATTGATGCAAGTTGGTGTACCCATTGGCGTACTAGCAGGAGTCGAAGGTGGGTTTTTCACCTGCGTCACTTTTTTAATGGGACAATTGGGAACAGTGACATTAGCAGCCCATCAAATTGCTTTTCAGACAGCAATTCTTACCTTTATGATTCCAGTTGGACTTTCAATAGCAACAACTGTGAGAGTTGGGCAACTCGTGGGGCAAGAAAACCCCAAAGGGGCGCGACTGGCAGGATTTGTCGGTATTGGCATGGCTGCAGTGTTCATGGCAGCAATGGGCATTTTGTTCTGGGCATTTCCAGAGAGGATCGTGTCACTTTATATTGATACTACCGATCCTAAGAATGTAGCTGTCGTCAGTTTGGCAAAGCAACTTCTGGGAGTAGCAGCAATGTTCCAAATTGCAGATGGCATTCAAGTGGCTGCGGCTGGTGCGTTGCGAGGATTAAAGGATACTCGAATTCCCCTTTTGATAGGTGCTTTAGCATATTGGGGCATTGGCTTAACCTGTGGTTACACACTTGGTTTGTTGTTGGGATTGGGTGGCGTTGGCTTATGGTGGGGCTTTGTCATGGGTGATCCTGAGAGATGGAAGTTATCGGAATTTTTAGTACTTCTCTCTCCTTTTCTCGCTCCCGATGGGTATGCCTCGTCAATAGCTTTGCAGGCTTGCTGCTACTATATATGCACGGGTAATCCAAACACGTCGAGAACGCATGGGTAG
- a CDS encoding IS200/IS605 family accessory protein TnpB-related protein, producing the protein MGRVKGHIEVQKTVILRAKSETAYREEIVKHIITTKQLYADTTEFYVLVFLENLELLNLKSDDLYSVVEKLTLITKQRPSPEIPLQINTVQDMRRSCIKTAFGIAKSWDSNYKKWELRRDKHEEKQAKKLAISEAKGQKYTPKKFTDKPPLPPRNYTNIHPTFYRGMYKEFDGSSIILKLWTGNRWVFMKQPINLEGRELPYGYEWGSPTLVLKDRLHLHVPVIKQVKSNGKLAQQALNPDGLTTCNVDLNLDGDIAVATILHSDVTGSVTEIATLFVKGNDTIQHRRKRELGLIAVASSKTNKGFGVKKIGDNSQRFEKIKNRDNYESHRISKRIADFAHQYGATVIVFECLTNLRPDRAKFSRRSNQKRAYWLSSKIRKRTKYKAFQSYGIITAQVSPKDTSRHCALCNGNEEEDSLVSRIEAQFSTDVARLFQIIMNKSLEKVDYSTGAPNYICSDTVEHRGNADLNAARNIGLRFFARYYQKPRLKVEKQGLLATQAARKAFGMVAV; encoded by the coding sequence GTGGGGCGAGTCAAAGGACATATTGAAGTTCAAAAGACAGTGATATTAAGAGCTAAAAGTGAAACTGCTTACAGGGAAGAAATAGTTAAACATATTATTACTACCAAACAATTGTACGCAGATACAACTGAGTTTTATGTTTTGGTATTTCTGGAGAATTTAGAGCTACTCAATTTAAAATCTGATGACTTGTATAGCGTTGTAGAGAAATTAACATTAATTACCAAACAAAGACCCTCCCCGGAAATTCCCTTGCAGATCAACACAGTTCAAGACATGCGTCGTTCTTGCATTAAAACCGCTTTTGGTATAGCAAAGTCTTGGGACTCGAACTATAAAAAATGGGAGTTACGTAGAGATAAGCATGAAGAAAAACAAGCCAAGAAATTAGCCATTTCTGAAGCTAAGGGCCAGAAATACACTCCGAAAAAGTTCACAGATAAACCACCGCTACCACCTCGTAATTATACAAACATTCATCCTACTTTCTATCGTGGGATGTACAAGGAGTTTGACGGTTCATCAATCATATTAAAACTGTGGACAGGCAACAGATGGGTTTTTATGAAGCAGCCTATCAACCTAGAAGGTAGAGAACTTCCTTATGGTTATGAATGGGGAAGTCCCACGCTGGTTTTAAAAGATAGGTTACATCTTCATGTTCCTGTGATTAAACAAGTCAAATCCAACGGGAAACTGGCTCAACAAGCATTGAACCCTGATGGATTAACAACTTGCAACGTAGATCTAAATCTTGATGGTGATATAGCTGTAGCAACAATTCTACACTCCGACGTTACGGGTAGCGTTACCGAGATTGCCACTCTCTTTGTTAAGGGTAATGATACTATCCAACATCGTAGGAAGCGTGAGTTAGGTTTAATTGCAGTAGCTAGTTCCAAGACAAATAAAGGTTTTGGAGTTAAAAAGATTGGTGATAATTCTCAACGCTTTGAGAAAATTAAGAATAGAGATAATTACGAATCTCATCGAATCTCTAAACGTATAGCTGACTTTGCTCATCAGTATGGAGCGACAGTAATTGTATTTGAGTGTTTAACTAATCTTCGACCCGATAGAGCGAAATTTAGCCGTCGTTCTAATCAAAAAAGAGCTTATTGGCTCTCGTCGAAAATTCGGAAACGAACCAAATACAAAGCTTTTCAGTCTTATGGAATTATCACGGCTCAAGTCTCACCAAAAGATACAAGCAGGCATTGTGCATTATGTAATGGCAACGAAGAAGAAGATTCGTTAGTTTCCAGAATAGAAGCTCAATTTAGTACTGATGTCGCCAGACTTTTTCAAATAATCATGAATAAATCATTGGAGAAAGTTGATTACAGTACGGGAGCGCCAAATTATATTTGTTCCGACACCGTTGAACATAGAGGCAATGCCGATCTGAACGCCGCCCGAAATATAGGTCTACGTTTTTTTGCGAGATATTACCAAAAGCCCAGGTTGAAAGTTGAAAAACAGGGTTTACTTGCTACCCAAGCAGCCAGAAAGGCATTTGGCATGGTAGCTGTGTAA
- a CDS encoding IS607 family transposase yields MLNRHVKMAAAKARDVASNGFMEQVGISVNFKISNTISEFMPYISPKDAAELTGFHPKTLAKWADAGKIDFIKAESGYRRYDVTSLRKMIGEDDRAVIIYGRVSTHSQKDDLQRQLDFLRSRYPKGEMIYEVGSGLNFKRKKLLSILERVINREVKEIVVAYSDRLVRFGFDLVVWLCAQFDCKVIVLNQVVLSPQQELVQDLLAIMHCFSARLYGLRKYEKPIRKTLEVEKLDEDSMKNDV; encoded by the coding sequence GTGCTAAACCGCCATGTTAAAATGGCGGCTGCTAAAGCAAGAGACGTAGCTAGTAACGGTTTCATGGAACAAGTCGGAATTAGTGTTAATTTTAAGATATCTAATACTATTTCTGAGTTTATGCCTTATATCAGTCCTAAAGACGCCGCAGAACTAACAGGCTTTCATCCAAAAACTCTAGCTAAGTGGGCAGACGCCGGGAAAATTGACTTTATCAAAGCTGAGAGTGGTTATCGCCGATACGATGTGACCTCCCTCAGAAAGATGATTGGGGAGGACGACCGAGCAGTCATCATATATGGACGAGTCTCAACGCATTCTCAAAAGGATGATTTGCAACGGCAGTTAGATTTTTTACGCTCGCGCTACCCTAAAGGAGAGATGATTTACGAAGTAGGTTCGGGGTTGAACTTTAAGCGGAAAAAGCTTTTATCGATATTAGAAAGAGTGATTAATCGCGAAGTAAAAGAAATAGTAGTAGCTTATTCAGATCGGTTGGTCAGGTTCGGTTTTGACCTTGTAGTTTGGCTTTGTGCTCAATTTGATTGTAAAGTTATTGTGTTGAATCAAGTCGTGCTTTCTCCTCAACAAGAGTTAGTGCAAGATCTGCTAGCAATCATGCATTGTTTTTCTGCAAGGCTTTACGGCTTGCGAAAGTATGAAAAACCGATCAGAAAAACTTTAGAAGTAGAAAAATTAGATGAAGATTCCATGAAGAATGATGTCTAA
- a CDS encoding heavy-metal-associated domain-containing protein has translation MTLQLTVPKLACFACAKTITKAIQSIDSTATVQADPKTKLVSIKTQVSETKIKEIIAAIGYPSV, from the coding sequence ATGACTCTGCAACTAACGGTTCCCAAACTGGCTTGTTTTGCTTGCGCGAAGACTATTACCAAAGCAATTCAATCAATTGATTCTACAGCCACAGTGCAAGCCGATCCAAAAACAAAACTTGTCAGTATAAAAACTCAAGTATCTGAGACAAAAATTAAAGAAATAATAGCTGCTATCGGCTATCCATCTGTTTAG